GCCGAGGAGGGGGCCGAGGCCGACACCGCCAGCCTCCAGGTGCTCGAGATCGCCATCGACACCCCTGACGAGGCAGGCCTGACCCCCTTCTGGGTCGCGGTCCTCGGCGGCGAGGCCGACGACAGCGGGGTGAGCAGCCCCACGGGTGACGTGCCGGGGCTGTGGTTCCAGCAGACCGAGGTCCACGACGAGCCGCGGCAGCGCTTCCACCTCGACGTCTGGGTGCCTCCCGAGCAGGTCCAGCCCCGTATCCACGCCGCGCTCGCGGCCGGCGGGACCCTCGTCAGCGACGCCGAGGCCCCGTCGTTCTGGGTGCTGGCCGACCCCGAGGGCAACAAGGCGTGCCTGTGCACGTGGCAGGACCGCGGCTGACCGCTCACGGCGATCCGCCGCTCCCGTGGACCCAGCGATAGACTCGCCGGTCATGGGTTATCTGGAGTCGATCGCGTCGCCGCGGGACCTGCGTGAGCTCACGCCGGAGCAGCTCGCGGCCCTCGCGAGTGAGATCCGGGACTTCCTGGTCCGGACCTGCTCGCGCACCGGCGGGCACCTCGGCCCCAACCTCGGGGTCGTCGAGCTGACGATGGCGATCCACCGCGTCTTCGACTCCCCGACCGACCGCGTCGTCTTCGACACCGGCCACCAGGCCTACGTCCACAAGCTGCTGACCGGTCGGATGGCCGGCTTCGAGAAGCTGCGCCAGGAGGGGGGCGTCAGCGGCTACCCCAGCCAGGCCGAGTCGCCCCACGACGTGGTGGAGAACTCCCACGCCTCCACGGCGCTGTCCTACGCCGACGGTCTCGCCAAGGCCTACACCGTGCGTGGAGAGGGTCGCCACGTCGTGGCCGTGATCGGCGACGGCGCGTTGACCGGCGGCATGGCGTGGGAGGCCCTCAACAACATCGCCATCGCGAAGAACAGTCGGCTGGTCATCGTCGTCAACGACAACGGTCGCTCCTACACCCCGACCATCGGCGGCCTGGCGACCGCGCTGACCAGCCTGCGGACGAGCCCGCGCTACGAGGCGGTCCTCGAGCTGATCAAGAAGCGGCTCAACGCGGTGCGGGGGATCGGCCCCGCGACGTACGACGTGCTCCACGCGGTCAAGAAGGGCATGAAGGACGCGATCGCGCCGCAGGGCCTCTTCGAGGACCTCGGCCTGAAGTACGTCGGCCCCGTCGACGGGCACGACCTGGCCGCCATGGAGCAGGTGCTCGAGAAGGCCAAGCGCTTCGACGGCCCGGTGATCGTGCACGCGCTGACCCGCAAGGGGTTCGGCTACGACGCCGCCGAGCAGCACGAGGCCGACCAGTTCCACTCGCCCGGTCCGTTCGACCTCGAGACGGGGGAGGAGAACCCCAAGGGCGAGATCTGGACCGACGTCTTCGCCGACGAGATGGTCCGCGTCGGCCGCCGCCGCAAGGACGTCGTCGCCATCACCGCCGCGATGATGCACCCGGTGGGGCTCGACCGATTCGAGGCGCACTTTCCGGAGCGGACCTTCGACGTCGGGATCGCCGAGCAGCACGCGGCGACCAGCGCCGCCGGGCTCGCGATGGGTGGCCTGCACCCCGTCGTCGCGGTCTACGCCACGTTCCTCAACCGCGCCTTCGACCAGGTGCTCATGGACTGTGCGCTCCACCGCTGCGGCGTCACCTTCGTCCTCGACCGATCCGGCGTGACCGGCGACGACGGTGCGAGCCACAACGGCATGTGGGACATGTCGGTGCTCCAGGTCGTCCCGGGTCTGCGGCTGGCCGCTCCCCGTGACGCGACGCGGCTGCGCGAGCTGCTCGGCGAGGCGGTCGACGTCGACGACGCCCCCACCGTGGTGCGGTTCCCCAAGGGGCCGCCGCCCGAGGACCTCGAGGCCGTCGACCGGGTGGGCGGCGTCGACGTGCTGCTGCGCAACGGCGCGCGGGACGTGCTCGTGGTCGGGGTCGGCTCGATGGCGGCGACCGCGGTCGACGTGGGCGAGCGGCTGGTCGCCCAGGGCATCGGCGTGACGGTCGTCGACCCGCGTTGGGTCAAGCCGGTCGACCCCGCGCTGGTCGACCTCGCGGGTGACCACGACCTGGTCGTCCACCTCGAGGACAACGGGCGGGTCGGTGGCGTCGGCGCACGCCTGCTGCAGGAGCTCAACGACGCGGGCGTCACGACCCCGTTCCGGCTGCACGGCATTCCCCAGGAGTTCCTCGACCACGCCAAGCGCGCGGTGATCCTGGAGCGGATCGGCCTCGACGCCCAGTCGCTCGCGCGCGGCATCGTCGAGGACGTCACCGCGCTCGGCGAGGGCGCCGCGACCGTCGAGGTCCACCGGCAGCCCTGACCCGGCGCCGGGCTGCGGTCAGGTCGTGGGACCCAGCAGCGACTGGAGCAGCCGCCGGAAGGTCGCCAGCTGGGTCCGCATGTGGCGCGAGTCCCCGGTCGAGCGGCACAGCAGGTAGGCACCCTCGAACGTCACGAACAGGTGGTCGGCCAGCGCGTCCGCGTCGACGTCGTGGGCTCCCGTGGCGGCGAGCGCCTCCTTGAGGACCTCGGCGATCCGCACCCGCCAGGTCTCGACCGCCCGCACGATCTCGTCGCTGGTGCCGTCGTCGACCAGCTGCCGCTCGGTCAGCACCGCGACGTAGAGGCAGTTGGACTGCGCCGCCATGATCTCGTCGCCCAGGTCCTCGAAGTGGCGGACGATCGCCACCGCCCGCTCGGCGGGGTCGGTGAGGTGGGCGGTCGCCTCGAGGGAGCCCTCGAGCTGGGCGAGGTCGCCCTCGACGTACCGGTCGACGAGCGCGCGAGCGAGCTGCTGCTTGGAGGAGAAGTGGTGGAAGAAGGCGCCCTTGGAGCTCCCTGACCGGCTGAGGACCTGGTCGACCGAGGTGGCGGCGTACCCGTTCTCGATCACGAGGTGCTCGGCGGCGTCGAGGATCCGGGTGCGGGTGGCGGTTCCGTCGCGGGGCATGTAACCCGTTGTACCAGACCAAATAGTCTGGTACAAACAGACCGATCAGTCTGTTCTGTCAGGAGAATGCACCATGCCCGAGACCACCACCAGTGCCAGCACCACCGCGAGCCCGCTGCTCGCGCAGGGGCCGTTCGTCACCGACGGCGGCCTGGAGACCGACCTGCTCTTCCACCACGGCTTCGAGCTGCCCGAGTTCGCCTCGTTCCCGCTGCTCGAGGACGCCGCCGGCCGGAACGCCCTCGACGCCTACTACGACCAGTACGCCGAGATCGCCGCGGCGGCCGGCCAGGGGCTGATGCTCGAGACCCCCACCTGGCGGGCGAACCCCGACTGGGCGGACCGGATCGGCTACGACGCCGTCGCGCTCGACCGTGCCAACCGCTCGGCCGTGGCGCTCGTGCGCCGCGCCCAGGAGCGGTCGGGACTGGAGCGGACCCTCGTGGTGGGCGACCACGGTCCGCGGGGCGACGGCTACGTCGCCGGTCAGCGCGTGGACGCCGACGAGATGGCCGACTACCACGCCGTCCAGGCCCGGTCGTTCGCCGCGGAGGGGGTCGACCTGATCCACGCCATGACGATGACCACCCCGGAGGAGGGGATCGGGGTCGTCCGCGCCGCCCGCTCGGTCGGGGTGCCGGTCGCGGTGTCCTTCACCGTCGAGACCGACGGCCGGCTGCCCGACGGGACCCCGCTTCGCGACGCCGTGGTCCGGCTGGACGCAGAGGCGGCCCCCGACTGGTTCGGCGTCAACTGCGCCCACCCGACCCACCTCGCGCCGGCCCTCGACGGCGGCGCCTGGCAGCAGCGGATCGCCAGTGTGCGGCCCAACGCCTCGACCATGACCCACGAGGAGCTCGACGCGATGGAGGAGCTCGACGAGGGCGACCTCGACCTGCTCACCTCGTCCCTCGACGGGCTGCGGGGCTCGCTGCCCGCCCTGGCGGTCGTGGGCGGCTGCTGCGGCACCGACGCCCGGCACGTCGCAGCCCTCTGGGGAGTCTGACCGAGCGGTGAGCCGGGTCACTCGCCGCGGGGCGAGGGGGCCCGGCCCCGCGGTCGGGTCGTAGGATCGCGGCTGTGCCGGAGGAACTGTCGTGACCGAACCGACCCTGGTCCACATCGTCGACGACGTGCCCGAGCTCGAGGGGCTCGACCGGCTCCCGATGGTGCTCGTGCTCGACGGGTTCCTCGACGCCGGCAACGCGGCTGCCCGCGCGGCGCAGCACCTCGTCGACCTCGGCGAGAGCCGGGTGGTGGCGACCTTCGACGTGGACCAGCTCCACGACTACCGCGCCCGTCGGCCACCGATGTCGTTCGTGCGCGACCACTACGCCAACTACGACCCGCCCCGGCTGGTCGTCCGGCTGGTCCGGGACACCGGCGGGACGGCGTACCTCCTGCTCCACGGGCCCGAGCCCGACATCCGCTGGGAGGCCTTCGCGCGCGCCGTCCGCACCGTGGTGCAGCGCTTCGGCGTCACCACCGTGGTGTCGATGGGCTCGGTGCCGATGGCGGTGCCCCACACCCGCCCGATCGCGATCACCCACCACGCCAACAACGCCGAGCTGCTGACCGGGGAGAGCCCGTGGCGCGGCGAGCTGCGGATCCCCTCCAGCGCCCAGGCGCTGCTGGAGCTGCGGCTGGGGGAGTGGGGCCACGACGCCATGGGCTTCGTCGCGCACATCCCCCACTACCTCGCGCAGCTCGACTACCCCGCGGCGTCGATCTCGCTCCTCGAGCACCTCGAGATCGCCGCCCGGCTGACCGTGGACCTCTCGGGCCTGCGGGCCGAGGCGGAGGACCGCGAGGCCGAGATCACCCGCTACCTCTCGGCCAACGAGGACGTCGCCGACGTGGTCGCCGCCCTCGAGCGGCAGTACGACGCCTTCGAGCGTGCCGAGGACGGCGGGAACAGCCTGCTCGCGACCGACCAGCCGTTGCCGACCGGTGACGAGCTCGGTGCCGAGTTCGAGCAGTTCCTCGCCGGGCTCGACGGCCCCGACGAGGAAGACTGAGGGAGAGCGCCATGCCTGCGTCCACCGAGGAGCTCGTCGAGCTGCTCTCGCTCGAGGAGATCGACCGCAACCTCTTCCGCGGCAGGCAGCCCGACACCCACCTGCAGCGCGTGTTCGGTGGTCAGGTCGCTGCCCAGGCGTTGATCGCGGCGTGCCGGACCGTCGACCCGAAGTACCACGCCCACTCCCTGCACTCCTACTTCCTGCTGCCCGGCGACACCGCCGTGCCGATCGTCTACGACGTCGAGCAGCTGCGTGACGGGCGCTCCTTCGCCACCCGGCGGGTGGTGGCACGCCAGCACGGGCGGGCGATCTTCTTCCTCACGGCGAGCTTCCAGGTCGAGGAGGGCGGCTTCGAGCACCAGGACGCGATGCCCGAGACCGTGCCACCGGAGCATGGGGTCCCGCTGACCGACCTGGTCCGGGCGCGCGGCGAGGCGGAGGGCGACGCCTTCGCCCGGGAGTGGGCGGCGCTCGACGTCCGCTACGTCGGCATCCCCGGGAAGGGCCTGCCCGAGGACCCGGACCACCCGGCGCGGGCGCGGCTGTGGATCCGGGTCAACGGGGAGCTCTCCGACGACCCGCTGGAGCACCTCGCGGCGTTCACGTACGCGAGCGACCTGACCCTGCTCGGCGCGGCCCTCGTCCCGCACGGGGTGACGATCGGGACGCCCGGGCTGCAGCCGGCGTCCCTGGACCACGCGATGTGGTTCCACCAGGCCTTCCGGGCCGACGAGTGGTGGCTCTACGACCAGTACGCCCCGGCGGCGCAGGGCGCCCGGGGGCTGGCCATGGCGCGGGTCTTCACCCAGGACGGCCGGCTGGTCGCATCGGTGGCGCAGGAGGGCCTGATCCGGATGCACGCCACCGACTGACCCTGCCGTCGGCAACTACACGATTGTAGTTCCGGGACAGGCACCCACTGGCGGCCCTACGGTGGATCAGCCCTGTGACTCCTGAGCCCTGGTGAGGTTTCTGTGACTACTGCTCGTCGGCTGTGTGCGCGCCGTTCCCTCATCGGGCTGCTGGTGACCGGCCTGGTCACCGCGCCGACCGTCGCGGCCACCGCGAGCGACCCGACGCCGCTCGGCAGCGGGCCGGGGCTCGCGCCCGACCGCGCCTCCGAGCCGTTGACGGGGACGAGCGCGGCGGCACGGGCGTCCGCGGCCCCCGAGAGCCGGTTCCAGATGCCGTTCCCGTGCGGGCAGCAGTGGACCGGGAGCACCCGTGACAGCCACAGCCCGAGCCGGTACTCCGTCGACTGGAACCGCGCCGACGACGTGGACGACCCGGTCGTCGCCAGTGCCCCCGGCGTGGTCGTGCGGGCCGAGCGGCTGACGACGTCGTACGGCCACTGGGTCCGGATCGAGCACCCGAGCGGTGAGACGACGGTCTACGCCCACATGAACGACCTCACGGTGGCGCTCGGGCAGAGCGTCGACCAGGGCACGCAGATCGGCACCGTCGGCAACACGGGCAACTCCTTCGGCGCCCACCTGCACTTCGAGGAGCGCACCGCGGCGGGCAGCGTCCGCTGGCCGTGGTTCGACGGGAGCTCGTTCACGTTCGGTTCGACGCTCGCCTCCCGCAACTGCGTGGACGTGCCGCTGGCCGGAGACTTCCTGCGCGACGACAGGGCCGAGCTGGGCGTGTTCCGGCGCGGCACCCCGGCGCAGTTCCGGATCCGGCGGCCCGGCCGGAGGCCCCAGGTCATCGCGCTCGGTGCCGCCACCGACCAACCGGTCGTGGGCGACTGGGACGGCGACGGCCGCAGCGACGTCGGCGTCCGTACCCCGGCCACCCGCACCTTCACGCTCCGTACGGCCGCGGGCACCAGCCGGGTGGTGCTGGGCTACCAGCACGACCTCCCGATCGCCGGGGACTGGGACGGTGACGGGATCGACGACGTCGGCGTCCGCCGCGCGAGGTCGAACCGGTTCGTGATGCGCATGGCCGACGGCACGACGACGGGCGTCCAGCTCGGTGACGTCGACGACCTGCCGGTGACCGGCGACTGGGACGGTGACGGCGTCACCGACCTGGGCGTCTACGACCAGGCGTCTGCGACCTTCACGCTGCGGATCACCGACGAGGACGGCCTGGTGTGGACGGCGTCGGTCCCCTTCGGCCAGCCCGGTGACCTGCCGGTGACCGGCGACTGGGACGCCAACCTCAAGACCGACGTGGGCGTCTGGACCCCCACGACCGGTGTCTTCGCCCAGCGCCGTGCCACCGCACCGACCGCGGCCCGGTCGACCACGTCCACGATCGTCTTCGGCAACCCGCGCTGACCCGGAGCGCGGTTGCGCTCTCGGTGAACGCGGCTTCCGTACGCCGGCCGCAGCCAGCAGCATCTGCCGCATGAGACTCCTCGTCCTCGGCGGCACCCACCACGTCGGGCGCGCCGTCGTCGAGACCGCGCTCGACCGCGGTCACGACGTCGTCACCCTCAACCGCGGCGTCAGCGGCGTGACCTCGCCCGACGTCGACGCGCGTCACGCCGACCGGCTCGACCCGGAGGCGATGGCGAGCGCCCTGGGAGACGACTCCTTCGACGCCGTCGTCGACACCTGGTCGTCGGGGCCGGTGGCCGTCCGTGACGCTGCCCGGCTGCTCTCGGGGCGGGCGGGCCACTACACGTACGTCTCCTCGCGCTCGGTCTACACCTGGCCGCCGGCGATGGGCACCGACGAGTCCGCACCCGTCGTCGAGGCCGATCCCTCCTCCACCGACGCCGTCGACTACGCGGCGGCCAAGCGGGGCGGCGAGCTCGCGACCGAGGAGTTCGACGGGCCGGTCGCGCTGCTGCGTGCCGGCCTGATCCTGGGGCCGTACGAGATCGTCGGCCGGTTGCCGTTCTGGCTGACCCGGATCAGGCGGGGAGGCCGGGTGCCGGCCCCCGGGCCCCGCGAGCGCCCGCTGCAGCTGATCGACGCCCGCGACCTGGCGGCGTGGGTCGTCGACCACCGGCCGGTCGGGACCTTCAACACCGTCAGCCGTTCCGGCCACGCCACGATCGGGGACGTGCTCGAGGCCTGCGTCGACGCCACGGGCGCGGACGCCGACCTGGTGTGGCTCGCCCCGGAGGTGGTCGAGGCCTCCGGCGTGCAGCCGTGGACCGAGCTGCCGATCTGGGTGCCGCCGACGGGGGAGTACGCCGCCCTCCACGACTGCGACGTGTCGGCGGCCGAGGCGGCGGGACTGCGCTGCCGGCCGGTCACCGAGACGGTCACCGACACCTGGGCGTGGCTCCAGCGCGAGGGTCTCCCGGCGCAGCCAGCCGACCGCCCAGCCACCGGCATGGACGCCGCCGCCGAGCAGCGCCTGTGGGAAGCGGCCTCTGGTCTCGGGTAACGGCGGATCGGATGCCCTCGCTGTGGCCCGTGTGGAGCGCCGCGGATCCGCCGTTACCCAAGCAGAGCGGGCCGGGTCAGCGGCGAAGGGTGCGGGCGCCGCCGACGACCGGGAGGGTCAGCGAGCTGCGCCCGGGACTCACGGTGAGCTCGGTGCCCGGGTCGGGGCGCACGGTGAACTGCTGGTCGGTCGACACCACGACCAGACCGATCCGGTGACCCGCCGGGAAGACGTGGTCGTCGGGCTCGAGCTCCCAGCGGAACGTGTACTCCCGTCCCTGCTGGATCGGCGTGCTGCGGTCCACGCTCCTGCGGTTCTGCACGTCGGTCCAGCCCCGCGTCACCATCACGGGCGGTGCGGTGCTGCCGACCGGGCCGTAGTCGACGACGACGGCGGTCAGGTTGGCGGCGTATCGGTTGTCGACCGACGCGCGCAGCGACACCTCCGGCGTGCCGGACAGGTGCGCCGCCCGTCGGAGCGGGGGCGAGAGGTAGGCGAGCCGGTGGGGGTTCGCGGTGTCGGGACCCTGGATCAGGCTCGCGTCGGTGTTGAGCGCACGACCGTTGTCGGTGAAGGACTGCCTCGGGCGGGGGCCGGAGGACTGCGGTCGCAGGTCGAGGGTCCCGGGCTCGGCGGCCTGCGTGGCGCCGAGGTGGAGGGTGGCCGGGCGCGAACCGGGGGCCGGCCAGTCGGCGTACTGCTCGTAGGTGCCGTCGGGGCGCTGGACGTCGGCGCGGGGCTCGTCCATGACGCCGTTGGGGACGCCGAAGAGCCAGTGGGCCATCCACCGGTTGAGCGTGTCCTGGTAGCCCGAGGTGCTGCCCGGTCCGCCGTGACCGCCGTTGTGCAACCAGATCTTGCGCGGCACGCGGGCGTCGCCGAGCTCCTCCCACCAGCTGGCGAAGGCGCGGGGCATCACGTTGTAGTCCCCGAGGCCGTGCACGACGAAGACGCTGGCCTGCACGTCGTCGGCCTTCGGGAGGTAGTCACGGGCGGCCCAGTAGGCGTTGTAGTCGCCGGTGACCCGGTCCTGGCGCGCGAGCATCTCCTCCACGACGTGGCGGCACTTCTCGACGCGGGTGGGGCCGTTGACGTAGTCGGCGAGCACGTCGAGGTCCTCGCCGAGGTAGGCGTTCGTGCCCACACCCGAGCGTGCGGAGTGCGGAGCCCTGACCAGCCCGTTGGCCCGGTAGTAGTCGTACCAGCTGGCGATGGCCGAGACCGGCACGATGGTGCGCAGGCCCTCGACCCCCGTGGTCGCGACCTGGTTCGGCAGGGTGCCGTTGTAGGACACGCCCGTCATCCCCACGTCGCCGGTGGTCCAGTCGGCCTCCACCGGGTTGCCGGCCTCGTCGTACGCCGCGGCGCGGCCGTTGAGCCAGTCGATGACCGCCCGGGTGCCGAGCGTCTCCTTCATGTCGCCGACCGTCGCGCAGCCGTCGGAGAAGCCGGTCCCGATGCTCTCGCCGAGCACGACGGCGTACCCGCGGGGCACCCAGTAGTTGTCCAGGCTCCCGGGCAGGTCCGGCTTGCTGACCGGGGTGGCGGAGAACGGCGAGACGGAGCTGCGCGGCTGGATCCCCTCCTGGGGCATCCGGGCGAAGTCGACGCCGTGGTTGACGCCGCCCCCGGTGTTGGAGCGGTAGGGGCTGTGCTCGAAGATCACCGGCACCTCGATGCCCTCGGTCTCGGTCTCCGCCGGCCGCGACAACCGGATCCGCACCCGGTCGTTCCGGCCGTCGAGGTCGGAGTCGACGGTGGTCTGCACCCACAGCGTCTCCTCCACCGCCTCGGCGAGGTCGAACTGCGGCTGGGTCATCCCGTCCTCGACCTGCAGCCAGGGGGGTGGCGCCGGGCGGTCAGAGCGCCGGGGCGCCGCCTCCGCCGGGGTCAGGGCGACCAGCGCCAGGGCGGATGTGAGCACGAGCGCGACGAACCGACGCATGAGCGGCCTCCCGAGAGTGTGAGCCAGTGGTCGACACCCTAGGGTCGGAGACAGCGTCTGAGAAGGCGCTCCTCAGGCTCGCGTGGCGCGGCCGACGAGGTGGGGAGCGCCGTCCTTCGGGCTGGTGAGGGCGAAGGCCTGGCCGCCCTCGACGGCCTCGTGGCCGAAGGCGACCGTGCCGGGCAGCAGGATCGGCTTCTTGAAGGCGGCCTCGACGGTGACCGCGTCCGGCAGCCGGTTGTCCAGGGCCGCGACGCACCGAGCCAGGCTCCACATGCCGTGGGCGATCTGGCGCGGGAAGCCCAGCGCCTTCGCCGTCAACGGGTAGAGGTGGATGGGGTTGCGGTCGCCCGACACCCCGGCGTAGCGGCGCCCGAGGTCGCCGGGGAGCCGCCACTCGACAGTGCCGGTCGGGGTCCGGTCGATGGACAGACCGGGAGCAGCGGACTCCTCGCCCCGGCCACGACGGAGGTAGGTCGACGTGGACTCCCACACCGGTGCGCCGTCCGCGCGCACGTCGGCCACGAAGTCGACGACCGTGCCCTTGGCGTGCGGCCGTGGGTGCGAGACCCGGACCGCGACGTCGACGACCTCGCCCGCGCGGAGCGGGCGGCGACTGGTGATGGCGTTCTCGAGGTGCACCGTCCCGATCGCGGGGTAGGGGAACCGCGGGTCAGTCATCGCCTCCATGTGCAGGGGGAAGGCGAGCAGGTGGGGGTAGGGGAGCGGCACGGTGTCGCGGGCCTCGAAGCCACAGACCCGGGCGTACGCCGCCACGTGCTCGCGCTCGATCCGGACCCCGCTGCGCGTGAACGACAGGGTGCTCGGGTCGGCCGAGGGGTCCTTGCGGACCCCGGGGAGCTGGTTGACGACCGGGATCGAGGGGAGTGCCGCGCGGAGGATCGTGGGGATCACTACGCCCCCAGCATCATCTGGCCGCAGACGCGCACCACGTTGCCGCTGACGGCGGTGGAGCCGGGGCTGGCGTACCACGCGATGGTCTCGGCGACGTCGACCGGCAGTCCGCCCTGCGACATCGCGTTGAGCCGCTGCCCGACCTCGCGGGTCGCGAACGGCACCGCGGCCGTCATCTGGGTGATGATGAAGCCCGGGGCGACCGCGTTGACCGTGATGCCGTTCGACAGCTCGTCCTCGAGGCTGTCGACCAGGCCGATCACGCCCGCCTTGGAGGCGGCGTAGTTGGTCTGGCCGACGTTGCCGGCGATGCCCGCGATCGAGGCGACGCCGATGATCCGGCCGTTGTCGTTGACGACGCCCTGGTCGAGCAGCTCGCGGCTGATCCGCTCGGGGGCGACGAGGTTGACGTTGAGGACGGCGTCCCAGCGGGCCGCGTCCATGTTGGCGAGCTTCTTGTCCTTGGTGATGCCGGCGTTGTGGACGACGACGTCGACCCCGCCGTGCTTCTCCTTCAGGTGGCGCGCGATCCGCTGCGGCGCGTCCTTGGCGGTGATGTCGAGCGTGAGGTGGTCGCCGTCGAGCTCGCCCATCAGGGCCTGGAGCTCGCTCGCCGCCTGGGGCACGTCGAGCCCGACGACGGTCGCTCCGTCGCGGTGGAGCACGCGCGCGATCTGCTCGCCGATGCCGCGGCTGGCGCCGGTCACGAGCGCGACCCTGCCGGCGAGCGGCTGCTGCCAGTCCGCGACCTCGGCCGCCTCGTGGCCGTGCGTCCCGATCCGGATCACCTGGCCCGAGACGTACGCCGACTTCGGCGACAGCAGGAAGCCGAGCGTGGACGAGACCGCCCCCTCGGCCTTCTCGGCGACGTAGACGAGCTGGACGGTGCCGCCGCGTCCGATCTCCTTGCCGAGCGAGCGGGTGAACCCCTCGAGTGCGCGCTGCGCGACCCGCTCGCTGCCGGTGACCTGCTCGGGCGGGGTCCCGAGCACGACCACCCGCGGGCAGGTCTGCAGGCTGCGCAGCAGCGGGGTGAAGAACTCGCGGAGCGCACCGAGCTGGCCGGCGTCGGTGAGGCCGGTGGCGTCGAAGACCAGGCCGGCGTACTTCTCGGCGGCGTCGGCGCTCGTGGTGGTCGCGATGCCGAGCAGGTCCATCACCCCGGGCAGCGACTCGACGAGCCGGCCGGTGCCGCCGACCACGACGGTGCCGTCGACCAGCGGGTCGCCCGCCTCGTAGCGCCGCAGCGGCGTCGGGCTGGGCAGGCCCAGGTTCTTCACCAGCAGCTGGCCGATCGGGGTCTGCACGAAGCCTTGGTAGCGATCACTCATGGTGGTGTTGTAACTCCCTGTGACACTCGGTGTCCACACGTTGTGGGATCGGACTCGCGTGACGTGGGACTCAGGCGGTTTCGTCGAAGGTTACTCGTGGGTCACAATGGCCGGCATGGAGACCTCGACTCGTCGCGTCGCCGTGCTCGGCGGCAACCGGATCCCGTTCGCCCGTTCCAACACCGCGTACGCGGATGCCTCCAACCAGGAGATGCTGACCGCGGCCGTCGACGGCCTCGTGACCCGTTTCGGGCTCGAGGGCGAGCGACTGGGCGAGGTCGTGGCCGGCGCCGTGCTCAAGCACGCCCGCGACTTCAACCTCACCCGCGAGGCGGTGCTGGGCTCGAGGCTGTCGGCCGAGACCCCGGCCACCGACATCCAGCAGGCGTGCGGCACCGGCCTGCAGGCGGCGATCCAGGTCGCCAACAAGATCGCGCTCGGCCAGATCGACGCCGGCATCGCCGGCGGCACGGACACCACCTCCGACGCGCCGGTGGCCATCAGCGACAAGCTCCGCAAGAAGCTGATGAAGGTCAACGCGGCGCGGGACACCGCCGGCCGGATCAAGGCACTGGGTGCCATCCGGCCGAACGACATCGGCCTGGAGGTCCCGCAGAACGGTGAGCCCCGCACCCGGATGTCGATGGGCGAGCACGCCGCGCTCACCGCGCTGGAGTGGCAGGTCGGTCGTGACGAGCAGGACGCGCTGGCGGCGACGTCGCACCAGCGGCTGGCCGCGGCGTACGACGCCGGCTTCCTCGACGACCAGCTCACGCCGTTCCGCGGCCTGGAGCGCGACAACAACCTGCGGCCGGAGTCGTCGGTGGAGAAGCTCGCCACCCTCAAGCCGGTCTTCGGCAAGGGCCAGGCCGCGACCATGACGGCCGGCAACTCCACGCCGCTGACCGACGGCGCCTCGGCGGTGCTGCTCGCCTCCGAGGAGTGGGCCGCCGAGCACGACCTGCCGGTGCTGGCCTGGTTCACGGCGTACGAGACGGCCGCGGTGGACTACGTCCACGGTGCCGAGGGGCTGCTGATGGCGCCGGCCTACGCCGTGCCGCGGATGCTCGCGCGCGAGGGCCTGACGCTGCAGGACTTCGACTTCTACGAGATCCACGAGGCGTTCGCCTC
This genomic interval from Nocardioides euryhalodurans contains the following:
- the dxs gene encoding 1-deoxy-D-xylulose-5-phosphate synthase; this translates as MGYLESIASPRDLRELTPEQLAALASEIRDFLVRTCSRTGGHLGPNLGVVELTMAIHRVFDSPTDRVVFDTGHQAYVHKLLTGRMAGFEKLRQEGGVSGYPSQAESPHDVVENSHASTALSYADGLAKAYTVRGEGRHVVAVIGDGALTGGMAWEALNNIAIAKNSRLVIVVNDNGRSYTPTIGGLATALTSLRTSPRYEAVLELIKKRLNAVRGIGPATYDVLHAVKKGMKDAIAPQGLFEDLGLKYVGPVDGHDLAAMEQVLEKAKRFDGPVIVHALTRKGFGYDAAEQHEADQFHSPGPFDLETGEENPKGEIWTDVFADEMVRVGRRRKDVVAITAAMMHPVGLDRFEAHFPERTFDVGIAEQHAATSAAGLAMGGLHPVVAVYATFLNRAFDQVLMDCALHRCGVTFVLDRSGVTGDDGASHNGMWDMSVLQVVPGLRLAAPRDATRLRELLGEAVDVDDAPTVVRFPKGPPPEDLEAVDRVGGVDVLLRNGARDVLVVGVGSMAATAVDVGERLVAQGIGVTVVDPRWVKPVDPALVDLAGDHDLVVHLEDNGRVGGVGARLLQELNDAGVTTPFRLHGIPQEFLDHAKRAVILERIGLDAQSLARGIVEDVTALGEGAATVEVHRQP
- a CDS encoding VOC family protein; its protein translation is MSDPKQTLTGQQVADEGLDDWRLVLGRLRARFRTSDFVTAARLTQRAGEAAEAANHHPDLDLRWGRLDVSLASHDVGGITSRDLDLARTISALAAEEGAEADTASLQVLEIAIDTPDEAGLTPFWVAVLGGEADDSGVSSPTGDVPGLWFQQTEVHDEPRQRFHLDVWVPPEQVQPRIHAALAAGGTLVSDAEAPSFWVLADPEGNKACLCTWQDRG
- a CDS encoding homocysteine S-methyltransferase family protein — translated: MPETTTSASTTASPLLAQGPFVTDGGLETDLLFHHGFELPEFASFPLLEDAAGRNALDAYYDQYAEIAAAAGQGLMLETPTWRANPDWADRIGYDAVALDRANRSAVALVRRAQERSGLERTLVVGDHGPRGDGYVAGQRVDADEMADYHAVQARSFAAEGVDLIHAMTMTTPEEGIGVVRAARSVGVPVAVSFTVETDGRLPDGTPLRDAVVRLDAEAAPDWFGVNCAHPTHLAPALDGGAWQQRIASVRPNASTMTHEELDAMEELDEGDLDLLTSSLDGLRGSLPALAVVGGCCGTDARHVAALWGV
- a CDS encoding acyl-CoA thioesterase translates to MPASTEELVELLSLEEIDRNLFRGRQPDTHLQRVFGGQVAAQALIAACRTVDPKYHAHSLHSYFLLPGDTAVPIVYDVEQLRDGRSFATRRVVARQHGRAIFFLTASFQVEEGGFEHQDAMPETVPPEHGVPLTDLVRARGEAEGDAFAREWAALDVRYVGIPGKGLPEDPDHPARARLWIRVNGELSDDPLEHLAAFTYASDLTLLGAALVPHGVTIGTPGLQPASLDHAMWFHQAFRADEWWLYDQYAPAAQGARGLAMARVFTQDGRLVASVAQEGLIRMHATD
- a CDS encoding TetR/AcrR family transcriptional regulator encodes the protein MPRDGTATRTRILDAAEHLVIENGYAATSVDQVLSRSGSSKGAFFHHFSSKQQLARALVDRYVEGDLAQLEGSLEATAHLTDPAERAVAIVRHFEDLGDEIMAAQSNCLYVAVLTERQLVDDGTSDEIVRAVETWRVRIAEVLKEALAATGAHDVDADALADHLFVTFEGAYLLCRSTGDSRHMRTQLATFRRLLQSLLGPTT
- a CDS encoding PAC2 family protein, which translates into the protein MTEPTLVHIVDDVPELEGLDRLPMVLVLDGFLDAGNAAARAAQHLVDLGESRVVATFDVDQLHDYRARRPPMSFVRDHYANYDPPRLVVRLVRDTGGTAYLLLHGPEPDIRWEAFARAVRTVVQRFGVTTVVSMGSVPMAVPHTRPIAITHHANNAELLTGESPWRGELRIPSSAQALLELRLGEWGHDAMGFVAHIPHYLAQLDYPAASISLLEHLEIAARLTVDLSGLRAEAEDREAEITRYLSANEDVADVVAALERQYDAFERAEDGGNSLLATDQPLPTGDELGAEFEQFLAGLDGPDEED